DNA sequence from the Deinococcus humi genome:
GTCCATGTTGCCCAGACCGCTGTGCTCGCCGGTCACCAGACCCTTCCTGCTCAGTGGCAGGCCCAGTTTGGTGGCAATCGTCAGGTTGCCGCTGATCTGCTGGCGGGCGGTCTCCAGGTCCATGACGTCCATGCGCTGGTGATCGCGGGTGTGATTCACCCAGTCGAAGCTGCTCATCACGCATTTGGTCACGCTGGTCAGCAGGTCTGGCGTACTGATGCCCAGGCTGCACGAGGTTGGAGCGTTGGGAAACGCGCCGCCACCGTTGAAGGCCATCGCGTAGCGGAAGGAGGCCGCCACCGGGTAGTCCTTTGCGATCCCGATCTGCTGATCCCGCACCGACAGCACGTCGCTGCCGCTGAGGCGAAAGGGGGTGGCATACACCTGACCGGTCTGCGCATTCAGATGATCCCCATCCAGGAAATAGTCGTCGATGTCCACCTGCAGGAACCGGCGGTGTTCACCCAGATGCACTCCTTTGGTCAACCACTGCACCAAGCCGTAACCCATCAGCTGGGTGTGGCGGAGATAGGGGTTTTGCGCCGTGGTCAGCATCAGACGCTCACGGCCATCGGCAGCGGTGCTGGTGGCGGCCAGGACCCGCCCCCCTGGATCAGTCAGTAGCGGCGTGGTGGTCACCCCAGCAACTGGCGTGACCGTGGCCGGGTAGCTGTAGGCATACTGGACCGGCAGCGTTGCGCTGGCCTTGAGATCCTTGAAGACGCCCAGCCCGGCGGTGCTGGGGGTCATGGAGGTGGTGGAGGTCTCCGCCCCCGGCACCGCCCGCAGCCCGTAATCCTCCGGCGCAACGCCAGGGTAGCCGTACAACGCCAGCTGCCGCACCTTGTACGCCGCCTCGTACTGGAATAGGGTCTCCCACTCGCCGCTGTCCAACGCACTGGTGTACACGCCGGGACTGGTCTCCGCCACCAAGGCGTTGCTGGTCAGGATCACGCCCTGGTATTTCCCTGTGCCGTCGGCATTGATCAGCCGGGACTGGTCCAGCGTCTGTTGGCTGGCGTCCAGCACGTCATAGGGCACGCCGCTCTGCTGCAACATCGCCGTGGCACTGTCGAGGCCATAGTCACCTGCCCCACTGCTCAGCACCAGCACCCTGAGCTCGACCTTGTCGGTCTGTGCGTTGGCAGGCAGAGCCTGGGCACTCAGTCGTGTGCCTTTTGGAATGGTCGCCTCACCCAGACGCGCCCGGGTGGGCAGGTTCCCGGGCTTCGGCTCGGGAGGAATGATCGTGATCTCGTCGTTGTGCTCCTCGCTGTGGTCCCGGTTGTAGTCGCTGCCCGGCACGATGGTCTGGCCCGAACCGTCAGGAAGATCCGCGGGCGTTGTGGACGAGGGCGAGGTACTGCAGGCGGCCAGCAGCAGGGACAGGGTCAGGGCGGACAGCAGGACTTTTTTATTCACAGGCAGATTCCTTGGAGGGGGGCGGGACAGGTGAACGGGAAGGGCAGCGGGGCGAGCGGGCGAGACCCTCAGCCCAGCACGGCGGACCGTTCCCCAGCCGGGTGCAGCTCGCACAGCAGCGCAGCCAGAGAGTCCCGAAAGCGGTATTGAAGCGTGAAGCCGCTGTCCAGCAGCCGCGAGACGTCAGCCCGCTGGTACGGCACATCGCCGCTGCGCGGACTGCCCGGCGCGTCTTCCAGAATCTGGCCCCGGAAGCCCGTCAGGGTCACCAGTCCATCGACCAGATCGCGCACGGGGCGGGCCTCACCGCTGCCCACGTTGACCACACCGCTCAGGTCCGAGGTCAGGGCATGCAGGGCGGCGCGGGCGGCGTCCCTGGCATCCACGAAATCACGCCGCGCGCCCAGCGGGCCGAAGCGCACCGTGTCCTGACCGTCTCGTGCGGCCTGGGCCAACTCGCGGGCGGCGCGGCCCGGCAGGGTTCCGGCACCGATGCCCGCGCCCAGCGGGTTGGTCACCCTGAGCGCCACAGCCTGGACCCGCCCGCTGCGGACGGCCTCCTCAATCAGAACGGTTCCGGCCAGCTTGGACGCGCCGTAGGGGGACAGGGGCCGGGCCGGATCGTCCTCATGCGAGGCGTGGCCCTCCGGCACCGCGCCGTACTCCGCGGCGGACGCCAGATGGACCAGCTTCACGTTCACCCGCGCCACCTCCTCCAGCACCCGGGCGGGCAGCAGGGCGTTGGCGCGGGTCAGTTCGCCAGGGGTGCCCACGGTGCGTCCGGCGGCATTGATCACGCCCGAGACCTCGCCCAGAAAACCGTCCCAATCGGCACGGGTGGCCGAGGTCAGATCGCCCGGCGGGGTGACGCGTACCGTCTGCCCGGCCGCCCTCAAGTCAGCCACGATCTGCGTACCCAGAAAGCCGCGTGCGCCCAGCACCAGCACCGGACCAGACAGGGAGAGGGCGAAGAGGCCAGCGCCAGGCATGTTAATCGGCGGCGCTCAGCGTCAGGTGCGGCAGCAGGATCGCCGACATTTCCTCCCACTCGCGGTTGGCCATGTCGTAGTCCTCCGGGCGACCGATGTCCAGCCAGTAACCGCCGAACAGGTCGCTGCCGGGAAACTGCTGGGCCGCCAGCAGGTCCAGCATCAATGTGTCGAAGCCCAGCACCTGTCCCGGCGTGTAGGCGCGCAGGGTCTCGCGGGTGACGGCGTAGATGCCCATGCTGACCTGAAAATGCACCGTGGGCTTCTCGCGGAACGCGACGATCTGGTTGCTGGCCTCGTTGATGTCCAGCACACCGAATTCACTCTTGATCTCGCGGTTGTACGTTGCCACTGTCACCGGGCGGTCCGACTGGATGTGACGCTGCAGGAAGGTGCCGTAATTCAGATTGGTGAGCACGTCGCCGTTCATGACCAGAAAATGCTCGGGCAGATCGTCCAGCACGTTCAGCACCGGGCCGATGGTGCCCAGCGGGGTTTCCTCGTCGGTGTAGTCCACGGTCAGGCCGTAACGGCTGCCGTCGCCCACGAAGGCGCGGATCAGGTGACCCATGTGCCCCACCGCCAGCGTCACCGAGGTGAAGCCGTGCACGCGCAGCTGGTGCAGCACGATTTCCAGAATCGAGTAGGTGTCCCCGATGGGCACAAGCGGCTTGGGGACGCAGGTGGTGTAGGGGCGCAGGCGGGTGCCTTTTCCTCCGGCCAGGATAACTGCGTGCATAGGCTTCTCCTTTCCTGTCCTCATGGGCAACAGGAATGAAACTGGGGTGAGGTTTGAGTGAAGCTCTGTTGTCTTCGTTAGTCAGCTGAACATCAGGTGCGTTTCAGAGAGGTTTCAGCCCGTTAATTAACACTCAGAAAATTCTCAGACTGTGTACTGATCGACGCGGTAGCGGGCCAGATTGATGGGGTTGGTGAACCACTCGGCAGTTCGCTTCAGGCCCTCTTCCAGCGTCACTTCAGGCTGCCAACCGGTCAGCGTGCTCAGTTCGGTGTGGTCCGCCAGCAGACGCATCACCTCGCTCCCCTCGGGGCGCAGGCGCTGGTCTTCCTGGGTCACGTTCAGGTCCGCGCCCATGACCTGGCCGATCAATTTCACGGTATCGCCCACGGTGATTTCACGCCCCGATCCGGCGTTCAGGGTGCGGCCCAGCACTTCACTGCCTGCCTCGCCCACTGCGCGGAAGGCGCGGGCGGTGTCAGCGACATAGTTGAAGTCGCGGGTGGGGCGCAGGTCGCCCAGTCTGATCTCGCGCCGTCCTGCCGCCACCTGGCTGATGATGGTGGGAATCACCGCGCGGGCCGACTGGCGCGGGCCGTAGGTGTTGAAGGGCCGTAAGGTGACCACCGGCAGCCCGAAGCTCAGGTGGTAACTCTCGGCGAGCTTGTCCGCCCCGATCTTGGTGGCCGAGTACGGGGACTGGCCCTGCAAGGGATGCGTTTCGTGGATGGGCGCGGTGCGCGCGGTGCCGTAAACCTCGGAGGTCGAGGTGTGGACGACGCGCCCGGTGCCCAGATCGCGGGCCGCCTCCAGCACGTTCAAGGTCCCGGTGATGTTGGTTTCCACGTACGAGCGGGGCGCAACGTAGGAGTACGGAATGGCGATCAGGGCGGCCAGATGGTACACGGTCTGCGCGTCCCGCATCAGCGCCCGCACGCTGCCTGCGTCGCGCACGTCGCCCAGCTGCACCTCCACGTGTTGCATGGTCTCGGCAGAGACGGTGTCCAGCCAGCCGTACGAACCCTGCGAATTGTAGATCGCCATGGCCCGCACGCGGTAGCCCGCACGGACCAGTTCTTCGGTCAGGTGCGAGCCGATAAAACCGTCCGCGCCGGTCACGGCCACCAGCGGGCGCTGGGAAGAGGTGGGGGCGATGGGGCGGGGCAGGGTGGTCTGGGTCATCAGCGGTAACTCCTGGGATCAGAGAGGGTGTGAAGGGTGGGGAACAGCAAGGCGAGCAGCGAGAGTAGGGCGAACATCGGAGGAGGGAGACCCAGCATCAGAGCGGCGGCACCCAGCGTCCAGACCGCTGTCAAAAAGGCCAGCCGGCGCTGGTTGGCCAGCCAGGAGCTGAGCAGCAGCCCGGCGCTATAGAGCGTGACGGTTTCCAGAGTGGCCGGCAGGTTGATCGGCAGGGGCAGCAACGACAGCAGGGCCAGCACTGCCGCGAGGGCCACCCCGTAGCCAGCCGCGCCCAGCAGGACGGTCGGCAAGCCCACCCGGCGCAGTTCGGGCAGGGTGCGCAGGGTCCGGGCCGCGACCTGCAGGCGTTCCTGAGCGTGCCAGACGCCCGCTTCCAGTAAACCCGCGCCCAGGATCACTGGCAGCAGCGGCCAGGTGCCGAGCCGCACGCTCAGGGCCACGAAGGCGGCGGCCATCGCCCAGCCGTACGCGGCGTGGGGCAGGTGGGGCCGCAGGGTGGCGAGGCTGGCGTTCAGGCTGCCGGGCGAACGGGTCACGTTCAGGGCGGAGAAGGTGGGGACTGCGGCCAGCAGCGCCAGCGCGAACAGCGCCGCCGCGCGTGACGGCAGTGACAGGACGATTCCGGCGGCCAGCAGCGGGCTGGCAAAAGCCCCGGCGAACTGCCCGAGCTGCCCCAGCGACAGCAGCACCCCCGCGGCGCCGCTGGACAGGGCCACCGCGCCGCCCACCAGCGCGCCGGTCAGCACGTCGCCGCCCATCGCTGCGGCAATGGCTGCTCCGCTCAGCAACCCAGTCCCGGCACTGATCACCAGCGTCAATCGCAGGGCGCGGCCCGGCACCGCGAAGGGTTCGGTGTAACGCACCCCCGCCACCGCCATGGTCCACCCCCAACCGAAAGCTGCCGCCAGCACGAAGGCGCTCTCGGCCCCTGCGCCCAGCGCCCCCGCGATCAGCAGACCAGCCAGACCCGGCAGTAGATACATGGGTCCGCGCAACAGCATCCGCCAGGGAAAGGCTGGGGTGACGGGCGCGGGCAGGCGGTCCAGCGCTCCCCCGGTGCCTTTCTGCCGGTACAGTCTCTCAGCGGCGTCGAACAGGCCGTCTGCGCCGTAGCGGTCGCGCAGCACCTCGTCGCCCAGTCCATCGGCTTCCAGGTAGGCGGCAAGTTCCTCGGCGTCCACCGCGTTGGCCCGGTCGGCGGCCAGCTTCAGGTCCACCTCGCGCAGCCGCTCCGGCAGTTCGCCGGGCAGTTGCAGCCGGGTGCTGGTGGTGCTGACCCGCGTTCCGGTGTGCTGCGCGGTGAGCGCCGCAGACGTGGCGCGCCGGGGGGCGGCGTGCCGGGCTGCGGCGTGCAGTTCCGCCATCTCCTGGAACACGCTGAACTGCACAGGCTGTGCAACGGGCGAGTGCTCTGGGCTGTGTGCTGCAGGACTGCTCAGCCCCACCTCTTCCCGTTGCCCCGTCAAGCCGGACGGCCCGCCGCGCACCACGTCGCGGTTGCGAGATCCGGTCACTGCCAGGCCTCCCCGGCGATGACCAGCGGGTAGGCCCGTCGGTAGGCGTCCAGGCAGCCGTCCAGCGTGAACAGTTCCATGACTCGCTCGCGGGCGGCGCGGCCCAGGCGGGCGCGCAGCGGCGCGTCGTCCAGCAGCCGGGTCAGGGCGCTCGCCACGCCCATCACATCGCGCGGGCGCACGATCAATCCGGCGTCGCCCACCGCCTCGGGCACGCCGCCCACGCGGGTCGCCACCGGCGGGCGGCCCATCGCCATCGCCTCGATCACGGTGTAGGGAAAGCCCTCGCTGACGCTGGTCAGGGCCACCACCTGCCCAGCGCGGTAGGCGTCGGTGATGTCGTCGATGCGGCCCTCGAAGGTCACGTGCTCGGTCAGGTTCAGTTGCTGGGTCAGACTCTGACACCGGAACAGGTAGTCCTCGTTGCCCGCCGGGGTGCCGCCAAACAGTCGCAGTTGCGCGCCAGCGTTGCGGCGGCGCACCAGATCGAAGGCGCGGATCAGCGTCTCGATGTCCTTGAGGGGATCGATGCGCCCCACCCAGCTCACCACGCTCTCCACCGGCTCCTGCTCAGCGGGCGGGAAGATCTCGGGATCGATGCCGTTGTACACGCAGTGAATCTTGTCGGGATGTGCTCCCAGACGCTCCTCCCAACGGCGGTTGTAGTGCGAGCCCGGCAGCACCAGGGTGGCCTCACGGTAGACCAGGCTGCACAGCAGGCGGTAGAAGCGCAGGAGCAGGCCCTTGAAACCGGAACTGTAGGCGCTGCGACGAAACTCCATGTAACGCTCGCGCAGGTACACGCCGTGTTCGGTCAGCACGAAGGGGGTGTTGTGTGACCACAGGCCGTGGAGCGCCAGCAGGCCGGCAAAGCCGTTGCTGACGGCGTGCCCCACCTGGGCCTGGGGGGCGGGGTGGCCCAATGGGCGCAGCGCGTGTTCCAGCCACGTCTGGGCATCCAAGGCATCGGCCACGGTGGGCAGCGGCAGGCGGGCGTCGTCGCGCTGGCGGCCCAGCGCCTGCCGCGTGGCGTGACCGGCCCAGGTGTCCAGGGTCAAGCGGGCCAGCCGTGGCGTGTCCAGCAGGGCCGTGAACCCCCCACGCTGGCCCAGGCCACTGAGCATCTGCAGGCCCGCACCGAACAGGTCCAGGTCCAACGTGCACAGTCCGTCCAGCACTGCTAAATAGGCTTCCTCGACCTCGCGGCGGCGGGCGGCGTCCGGGCGGGCGGGCGCGGGTGGCGGCGCACCCCACAGCGGCACCTGCGTGAAGCTCACATTCTCTGGCATCGGCACGGCCGCGCGCGTAAACGGGAGGCCAGAAATGGCCTGCACCGCAAACTGGTGATCGTCCAGACCCCGCACCAGCTGATCGACCCACACGCTGACGCCGCCGTGGGCCTGGGGATAGGTGCCCTCGGTGTACAGCGCGATGTGAGGAGCCCTGGTCTGGGTGGCAACAGTCATGAAATGTTCTCCAGAACAAATATGAGAAAGAAGGCTTGACAGTGCATTCGAAGGCGATTTGGGGGGATCAGAGCGAGGATTTTTCGAGAAAAAACATACACAACGTATCCTGATTTGTGAAAATCTTGATACCTTCGAAGCTCTACCCCCAGATGGGGGAAGAGAAAAAAGGTCCGCTACAGCAGCCAATATTGGTTCGCGCGCGTTAATGAATCGCTTAAGGCCGTCAGGATGAGTCTTTGTTAAGTCAGGGATGGGCAGCAGCTGATCCGGCCTCATCTGCATGGGCAGATCGTCCTAAGTTCTGAAAGAATTGGGTGGGTGCCCAGTTGGGAACAGGATTGGGCGGACGCCGGATTCGGTCCTCGCCTGTACGTCCAGGGCTGTGAAGTCGAGGCGAGAAGGCCGGGAGCGCCCGCACATCTGAAGAGGAGGCGTGGAAGGACGGGCACTCCCACCTAGAGGACAGAACCGTCAGCCCGAACGGTGAGATCGGTTTCAAAGTCAGAGTCAGGCCAGATCGACTCGCGTAACATATTCGGACCTGCTCCTCTCCCCAGGTTCAGGAGTCTCCTACCCCGCTCACACTGTTGGACACGCACTTTCGAGGGTGCCCACTCGCATGGAACAGACCCAGGCATGACGCAGCTCCAGACCCTCTGTCACACCTTTGACCCCGCCGACGTGATCGTGCATCTGCGCCCCGCCAGACCCAGACTGGTAGACCTTGTCGAGAAGGAGAAGTTGCTGCGCCAAGGGGTGTCCTATGGTCAGCTTCTGACTCCCGAAACCCGGCCCAGCGCAGTACAACTGGCTGCCTACCGGGACGCCCTGGAGCGCAATGGCCCGCGCATGGCCGCGCTGATTGCCAGTCTGACCACGCAGCTGCTGGCGCAGGTGCCGCAGCCGGCGCTGGTCTCGCTGGCCCGCGCAGGCACGCCGGTGGGCTGCGCCATGACCCGCTTCGCGCGGCGGCGGGGAGCGAGCCTTCCACATCACACCCTGAGCATCATCCGGGGCAGCGGCATCGATCAGGAGGCGCTGCGCCAGGTGCAACGGGCACATCCGGGAGCCACACTGGTCTTTGTGGACGGCTGGACCGGCAAGGGCAGCATCGCCGGGACGCTGGCCTCAAGTCTGCCCGCAGGCGTGCCGCCGCTCCTGGCCGTCCTGAGCGACCCGGCAGGCGTGGCGGATTTTGCCGCCACCCATGACGATCTGCTGCTGCCGCACGCCGTCCTGAACGCCACGGTCAGCGGGCTGCTCAGCCGCACCTTCGTGGAGGAGGGAAGGGACAGCGGCCAGCAATTACATGGTGTCCGCACCGAGGATCATCTGCGTGCCGACGACGTCACGGGGGCGTATCTGGCTGCGCTGGACAGCTTTGACAGGGCTGCAGACCAGCCACTGGACCCCGGCCCCCGGCCCGTGCGTCCCTACGACGCGGTACTGGCACTGGCCGCCAGTGTGGGCGTCCATGATCCGCATCTGGTCAAACCTGGCGTGGGCGAGGCCACCCGCGTTTTTCTGCGCCGTCAGCCGGCCGGGCTGCTGCTGCGCGACGCCGCGCACCCGGACACCCGACACCTGAATGAACTGGCCCGCGCAGCAGGCATTCCCGTCACCCTGCATCCTGAGCTGCCGTACCTGGCGGCGGCGCTGATCGCTCCCGGCCCGCGCACCACAGAGGACGCATGACCACCCCGCTGTCGCCCACCCTTCCCCTGAACCCCTGGCGACTGGGGGCCAGCCTGTACACCCCCGCCACCCGCACCGATCTGCTGGCGCTGGGCACCGGACGCTACGGCACCCTGACCAGCCTGATCTACTGCACCGAGGACGCCGTGCTGGAGGCCGATCTGCCCCTGGCGCTAGATAATCTGGCGCGCACGCTGCCGCTGTTGCCCCCGCCAGAGGTGGGGCCGTTGCGGTTGATTCGCGTCCGGAATCCGGCGGTGCTGGCGCAGGTGCTGACGCTGGACCTGCGCGGGATCAGCGCCGTTGTGCTACCCAAGATTCACGCGGGCAACCTGGGTGCGTACTTGCAGGTGCTCGACGATTCGGCGTGGCCCCACCTCCCCCTGCTGCTGACCCTGGAAACCCCGGAAGCCCTGAGCGAGGTGCACATGACCCAGCTGCGTGACCTGATCCTGGAAGGTGGCCACAGCCCACGCGTCGCCGCGTTGCGGATTGGCGGCAATGACCTGATGCAGGCCCTGGGGGTCCGCCGCAAGCCAGGGCGGACCCTGTACGAGGGACCGCTGGAGCGGGTCATCGGCATGTTGCTCGGCGTGTTCAAACCGCACGGCTTTGCGCTGTCGAGCCCGGTCTACGAGGTCTTCGGCGACCTGCCCACCCTGGCCCGCGAGCTGGAACAGGATCTGGATTACGGCCTGTGCGGCAAGACCATCATCCATCC
Encoded proteins:
- a CDS encoding NAD-dependent epimerase/dehydratase family protein, which encodes MPGAGLFALSLSGPVLVLGARGFLGTQIVADLRAAGQTVRVTPPGDLTSATRADWDGFLGEVSGVINAAGRTVGTPGELTRANALLPARVLEEVARVNVKLVHLASAAEYGAVPEGHASHEDDPARPLSPYGASKLAGTVLIEEAVRSGRVQAVALRVTNPLGAGIGAGTLPGRAARELAQAARDGQDTVRFGPLGARRDFVDARDAARAALHALTSDLSGVVNVGSGEARPVRDLVDGLVTLTGFRGQILEDAPGSPRSGDVPYQRADVSRLLDSGFTLQYRFRDSLAALLCELHPAGERSAVLG
- a CDS encoding nucleotidyltransferase family protein, with translation MHAVILAGGKGTRLRPYTTCVPKPLVPIGDTYSILEIVLHQLRVHGFTSVTLAVGHMGHLIRAFVGDGSRYGLTVDYTDEETPLGTIGPVLNVLDDLPEHFLVMNGDVLTNLNYGTFLQRHIQSDRPVTVATYNREIKSEFGVLDINEASNQIVAFREKPTVHFQVSMGIYAVTRETLRAYTPGQVLGFDTLMLDLLAAQQFPGSDLFGGYWLDIGRPEDYDMANREWEEMSAILLPHLTLSAAD
- a CDS encoding cysteine protease StiP domain-containing protein translates to MTQLQTLCHTFDPADVIVHLRPARPRLVDLVEKEKLLRQGVSYGQLLTPETRPSAVQLAAYRDALERNGPRMAALIASLTTQLLAQVPQPALVSLARAGTPVGCAMTRFARRRGASLPHHTLSIIRGSGIDQEALRQVQRAHPGATLVFVDGWTGKGSIAGTLASSLPAGVPPLLAVLSDPAGVADFAATHDDLLLPHAVLNATVSGLLSRTFVEEGRDSGQQLHGVRTEDHLRADDVTGAYLAALDSFDRAADQPLDPGPRPVRPYDAVLALAASVGVHDPHLVKPGVGEATRVFLRRQPAGLLLRDAAHPDTRHLNELARAAGIPVTLHPELPYLAAALIAPGPRTTEDA
- a CDS encoding HpcH/HpaI aldolase/citrate lyase family protein; translation: MTTPLSPTLPLNPWRLGASLYTPATRTDLLALGTGRYGTLTSLIYCTEDAVLEADLPLALDNLARTLPLLPPPEVGPLRLIRVRNPAVLAQVLTLDLRGISAVVLPKIHAGNLGAYLQVLDDSAWPHLPLLLTLETPEALSEVHMTQLRDLILEGGHSPRVAALRIGGNDLMQALGVRRKPGRTLYEGPLERVIGMLLGVFKPHGFALSSPVYEVFGDLPTLARELEQDLDYGLCGKTIIHPAQLGTVLDAYRVVEADLLEAQAILAPDAPAVFQMNGRMCEPATHSRWASDILSRAGLYGVLEPQRHEALHF
- a CDS encoding SDR family NAD(P)-dependent oxidoreductase — translated: MTQTTLPRPIAPTSSQRPLVAVTGADGFIGSHLTEELVRAGYRVRAMAIYNSQGSYGWLDTVSAETMQHVEVQLGDVRDAGSVRALMRDAQTVYHLAALIAIPYSYVAPRSYVETNITGTLNVLEAARDLGTGRVVHTSTSEVYGTARTAPIHETHPLQGQSPYSATKIGADKLAESYHLSFGLPVVTLRPFNTYGPRQSARAVIPTIISQVAAGRREIRLGDLRPTRDFNYVADTARAFRAVGEAGSEVLGRTLNAGSGREITVGDTVKLIGQVMGADLNVTQEDQRLRPEGSEVMRLLADHTELSTLTGWQPEVTLEEGLKRTAEWFTNPINLARYRVDQYTV
- the pelF gene encoding GT4 family glycosyltransferase PelF translates to MTVATQTRAPHIALYTEGTYPQAHGGVSVWVDQLVRGLDDHQFAVQAISGLPFTRAAVPMPENVSFTQVPLWGAPPPAPARPDAARRREVEEAYLAVLDGLCTLDLDLFGAGLQMLSGLGQRGGFTALLDTPRLARLTLDTWAGHATRQALGRQRDDARLPLPTVADALDAQTWLEHALRPLGHPAPQAQVGHAVSNGFAGLLALHGLWSHNTPFVLTEHGVYLRERYMEFRRSAYSSGFKGLLLRFYRLLCSLVYREATLVLPGSHYNRRWEERLGAHPDKIHCVYNGIDPEIFPPAEQEPVESVVSWVGRIDPLKDIETLIRAFDLVRRRNAGAQLRLFGGTPAGNEDYLFRCQSLTQQLNLTEHVTFEGRIDDITDAYRAGQVVALTSVSEGFPYTVIEAMAMGRPPVATRVGGVPEAVGDAGLIVRPRDVMGVASALTRLLDDAPLRARLGRAARERVMELFTLDGCLDAYRRAYPLVIAGEAWQ